A region of Lycium barbarum isolate Lr01 chromosome 3, ASM1917538v2, whole genome shotgun sequence DNA encodes the following proteins:
- the LOC132632267 gene encoding ASI1-immunoprecipitated protein 2-like isoform X3, whose product MSKHKERTINDLYNVTFTLSQPKITPLLRGNHRMQGPFDESICSFQSNTVSAEVSKESILCSRNQSVGGRLVSGTCNVCSTPCSSCIPTSQSQMESKVDQVSGGSVKANARTSDVSSATSDGAVLAKLKDPKSLEGLDDNMSCIVRGDEANKLSSVGKMSGDRSSLQCSSTSSGKTINNQTSAGCVHVKNEADDGSTIGHSRRNESSGEANNKAPSEAISSRNAHSTGDYLENNHSSVKNDVASEASDDLPADTCPEKDDEKSVGSPVSSDTKDALQSHQMDESEDSDIEEQDVKVCDICGDAGREDLLAICCKCTDGAEHTYCMRKMLQKVPEGDWMCEECKFDEEMKNRKEVKSVKLDGNGKSYPTGKIAVGNTGLTIKTESKPSDFDGDIVSDAKISGKRRMDDTEVSSVAKKQALEPVSGSPKTLSPNRLPALSRESSFKNPDKGKLRSANQISSGGLAVHDTPAWGSRTQTSRGTFSKSNSFNSLAAKRKVQLVDEGFLLKQKLVRESVSLDAKESSSRSMGKSMSFRSINTSRNNVSESKVKMLSPKFSSAQDKGQMSTKERNQFERKNSFRSERSPSTSVPSRTDQRSAFRGDPSPLSSSSNIRDSRTGQVDSKPVSLLKSSGAVARRTQDVSVYSDEAKKQISHTSISPGALAANTISSSDQRTDQSSARDDSLSNSHIAERPTSSAGEGLSDELFQPSESKNVGERTKESSGRRLKQAGTGTKSLFCQKCKGSGHLADSCTVDVSELSASDVSAVRNTREAPNGTSNLKAAIEAAMLRKPGICRKNRVLDQSDDLAVSNTNSEATVQDPLSGSSSRRNLSSNEDGYVVSSNSMTGFHKQEIGSLGQLSVPPAEALAGAGNAFPILPSDEKSSLVDLLRYSQATMLILSRTAIPEHEYIWQGAFEVQKSGRILDLCDGIQAHLSSCASPNVVDTVNKFPQRVLFNEVSRLSTWPIQFQEYGVKEDNIALFFFAKDIGSYERCYKTLVENMIRNDTALKANLQGVELLIFPSNRLPEKSQRWNMMFFLWGVFRVKKASCMQHMQAAGKPSLAPQDIPKSVVSFPENVHCLRPVDNVTSANVSMDGEVIASKESGCPLVNGNVDSKVSQVCKGDSADTNVEHLERSSMSTVPSSHMNSALERRQFGIFQVGDAVRECKAEVQSSFTPAANTSSYLSTSEPVPMECGSLLDRQKPFGSVDEAAGHMPEKASVGSTGKGFSSTNGRKFEINLEDEYKDEEASETSGSATTEPTRKALNSDVLNHLKRPHSVETVMHSANSGVNQASRSFNDHDILVERAHYDKKLKTSIGGSYGNSEQTSCSSDDLLSRMHGSSYGPYLPDTGYDEALSKAAIPECSGSAARYFFPVDPNPVMTSSTPWQMRHPDYDRLSDRVPNLELALGGESSLLTQGIPPFLVGKADKKISQDQGGETHLLTQGIPPFLVGKVDKKIIQDQGGGEIHSLTPGIPPFLVGKVDKKVNQGQGGETHSLTPGIPPFLVGKADKKVSQDHSSAKEEAGVEEVEDVSASLSLSLSFPFPDKEQQKGSVSQTEQAIPETRRSNTFPLFFRGLGNK is encoded by the exons ATGTCTAAACACAAGGAACGAACTATCAATGACTTATACAATGTGACTTTCACTCTTTCCCAACCAAAG attaccCCTTTGTTGAGAGGAAACCATCGGATGCAAGGGCCATTTGATGAATCTATTTGTAGCTTCCAGTCGAATACG GTGTCAGCTGAAGTCAGTAAGGAATCGATTCTGTGTTCTCGGAATCAGAGTGTTGGTGGAAGACTAGTCTCTGGGACGTGTAACGTGTGTTCCACTCCTTGCTCATCTTGTATCCCCACTAGTCAAAGTCAAATGGAGTCAAAAGTTGATCAAGTATCGGGGGGAAGCG TTAAAGCAAATGCAAGGACTTCTGATGTTTCATCGGCTACTTCAGATGGTGCAGTGCTTGCGAAGTTAAAGGATCCCAAATCTCTTGAAGGCCTTGATGACAACATGTCATGTATCGTGAGAGGAGATGAAGCTAATAAATTGTCCAGCGTTGGTAAGATGAGTGGAGACAGATCAAGTCTTCAGTGTTCTTCTACTTCTAGTGGGAAGACTATAAATAATCAAACTTCTGCTGGATGTGTACACGTGAAAAATGAGGCTGATGATGGTAGTACAATTGGCCATAGTAGGCGGAATGAAAGTAGCGGGGAAGCAAATAATAAGGCACCTAGTGAGGCGATCTCTTCAAGAAATGCACATAGTACAGGAGACTATTTGGAAAATAACCATTCATCAGTAAAGAATGACGTGGCATCTGAAGCTTCTGATGATCTGCCTGCTGATACTTGTCCCGAGAAGGATGATGAAAAGAGTGTTGGATCACCTGTTTCGTCTGATACAAAGGATGCTTTACAGTCTCATCAAATGGATGAGAGTGAGGATTCTGACATAGAGGAGCAAGAT GTGAAAGTTTGTGATATATGTGGAGATGCTGGTCGGGAGGATTTACTTGCCATATGTTGCAAGTGTACAGATGGTGCAGAACATAC TTATTGCATGCGAAAAATGTTACAAAAAGTTCCAGAGGGGGATTGGATGTGCGAGGAATGCAAATTTGACGAGGAAATGAAAAATCGGAAAGAAGTTAAATCTGTGAAGCTTGATGGAAATGGAAAAAGTTATCCTACTGGTAAAATTGCTGTTGGAAATACAGGCCTCACCATAAAAACGGAATCAAAACCTTCTGATTTTGACGGTGACATAGTTTCTGATGCCAAAATTTCTGGCAAGAGGCGTATGGATGATACTGAAGTTTCTTCTGTGGCAAAGAAGCAGGCTCTCGAACCAGTTTCGGGGTCACCCAAAACGCTGAGTCCCAACAGACTTCCTGCACTTTCTCGTGAAAGTTCATTTAAGAACCCAGATAAGGGGAAGTTAAGATCTGCAAATCAAATCTCCTCTGGAGGACTTGCTGTTCATGATACTCCAGCTTGGGGGTCACGAACACAAACTTCTAGAG GTACCTTTTCAAAGTCTAATTCTTTCAATTCCCTGGCTGCAAAACGAAAAGTGCAACTTGTCGATGAGGGCTTCCTGCTGAAGCAGAAATTGGTCAGAGAGTCTGTTAGTCTTGATGCGAAAGAGAGTTCTAGTCGATCAATGGGCAAATCTATGTCATTTAGATCGATAAACACAAGCCGCAACAATGTTTCTGAATCAAAGGTTAAAATGTTATCCCCTAAGTTTTCCTCTGCTCAGGACAAAGGACAAATGTCGACAAAAGAACGAAATCAATTTGAAAGGAAGAATTCTTTTAGATCAGAGCGTTCTCCCAGCACTTCTGTTCCTTCTAGAACCGATCAAAGATCTGCATTTCGAGGTGACCCTTCTCCACTTTCTTCCTCAAGTAATATCCGTGATTCGAGGACAGGTCAGGTTGACAGCAAACCTGTGTCATTATTGAAATCTTCTGGTGCTGTTGCTCGTAGGACTCAGGATGTATCTGTTTATTCAG ATGAAGCTAAGAAGCAGATATCACACACATCCATCTCCCCAGGAGCTCTTGCTGCCAATACAATTAGTAGCTCTGATCAGAGAACTGACCAGAGTAGCGCTAGGGATGATTCTTTGTCAAACTCTCATATCGCTGAGAGACCAACATCTAGCGCTGGTGAAGGTCTGTCAGATGAGCTGTTCCAACCGAGTGAGTCAAAAAATGTTGGTGAGAGAACAAAGGAGAGTTCTGGGAGACGCTTAAAACAAGCTGGAACTGGTACTAAGTCACTCTTCTGCCAGAAGTGTAAAGGAAGTGGTCACTTGGCAGATAGTTGCACTGTTGATGTGTCTGAATTATCCGCTTCTGATGTTTCTGCTGTAAGAAATACTAGAGAGGCCCCAAATGGCACCAGCAATCTTAAAGCTGCAATTGAGGCTGCTATGCTAAGGAAGCCTGGAATATGCCGGAAGAATAGAGTTTTGGATCAATCTGATGATTTAGCTGTGTCAAACACAAATTCTGAAGCAACAGTGCAAGATCCACTATCTGGTTCAAGTAGCAGAAGAAATTTATCTTCCAATGAGGACGGCTATGTGGTGTCATCGAACTCAATGACTGGCTTTCATAAACAGGAAATCGGTAGCTTGGGGCAGCTGTCAGTGCCTCCTGCTGAAGCTCTTGCCGGAGCAGGGAACGCGTTCCCTATTCTTCCGTCTGACGAAAAGTCTTCACTTGTTGATTTACTTAGATATTCTCAAGCAACAATGTTAATACTTTCGAGGACAGCAATTCCAGAGCATGAATATATATGGCA GGGTGCTTTTGAGGTTCAGAAGAGTGGGAGAATTCTTGACCTATGTGATGGAATTCAGGCTCATTTATCAAGTTGTGCATCACCCAACGTTGTTGACACAGTAAACAAATTTCCTCAAAGGGTCCTCTTTAATGAGGTATCACGATTGAGCACTTGGCCAATTCAATTTCAGGAGTATGGTGTTAAAGAAGATAATATTGCACTGTTCTTTTTTGCTAAAGATATTGGGAG CTACGAGAGGTGCTATAAAACTTTGGTGGAGAATATGATTAGGAATGACACGGCTCTCAAAGCTAATCTTCAAGGTGTCGAACTTCTGATATTCCCATCTAACCGACTTCCTGAAAAATCTCAAC GGTGGAATATGATGTTCTTCCTGTGGGGTGTCTTTAGAGTAAAGAAGGCAAGCTGCATGCAACATATGCAAGCAGCTGGAAAGCCATCTCTTGCACCCCAAGATATTCCAAAGTCAGTCGTGTCTTTTCCAGAGAATGTACATTGCCTCAGGCCTGTAGACAATGTTACAAGTGCTAACGTTTCCATGGATGGTGAGGTAATTGCTTCAAAGGAGTCTGGTTGTCCATTAGTTAATGGAAATGTTGATTCGAAAGTGTCCCAAGTATGCAAAGGTGACTCTGCAGACACAAATGTGGAGCATCTGGAGCGTAGCTCCATGTCTACTGTACCATCCAGCCACATGAATTCTGCCCTAGAGAGGAGACAATTTGGCATTTTCCAG GTCGGTGATGCTGTACGTGAATGCAAAGCGGAAGTGCAAAGTAGTTTTACTCCAGCTGCCAATACTTCGTCATATCTTAGTACAAGTGAACCAGTGCCAATGGAATGTGGTTCTTTACTTGATAGACAGAAGCCATTTGGTTCTGTTGATGAAGCTGCAGGTCATATGCCGGAGAAAGCTTCTGTGGGCAGCACGGGGAAGGGCTTCAGTAGCACAAATGGTAGGAAATTTGAGATAAATCTGGAAGATGAGTATAAGGATGAAGAGGCATCTGAAACAAGTGGAAGTGCAACTACTGAACCAACACGGAAGGCACTCAATAGTGATGTGCTGAACCACCTGAAACGTCCACATTCTGTTGAGACCGTGATGCATTCTGCTAACTCTGGAGTTAATCAGGCAAGTCGAAGTTTTAATGATCATGACATTCTAGTTGAAAGGGCACACTACGACAAAAAATTGAAGACTAGTATTGGTGGATCTTATGGTAACAGCGAGCAAACTAGTTGTTCCAGCGATGATCTGTTGTCACGGATGCATGGTTCCTCTTATGGACCCTATCTTCCGGATACTGGGTATGATGAAGCTCTGAGTAAAGCAGCTATCCCGGAGTGCTCGGGGAGTGCAGCAAGATATTTCTTCCCTGTTGATCCAAATCCTGTTATGACTAGCTCAACCCCTTGGCAAATGCGTCATCCAGACTATGATCGGCTTAGTGATAGAGTCCCAAATCTTGAGCTAGCATTAGGTGGTGAGTCAAGTTTGCTGACCCAGGGAATCCCACCCTTTTTAGTTGGGAAAGCAGACAAGAAAATCAGTCAGGACCAAGGTGGTGAGACACATTTGCTGACTCAGGGAATCCCACCCTTTTTAGTTGGGAAAGTAGACAAGAAAATCATTCAGGACCAAGGTGGCGGCGAGATACATTCGCTGACTCCGGGAATACCGCCCTTTTTAGTTGGGAAGGTAGACAAAAAAGTCAATCAGGGCCAAGGTGGCGAGACACATTCGCTGACTCCGGGTATACCACCCTTTTTAGTTGGGAAAGCAGACAAGAAAGTCAGTCAGGACCATTCTTCAGCGAAGGAAGAAGCTGGAGTGGAGGAGGTGGAGGATGTCTCTGCTTCTCTCTCGCTTtctctttcctttcctttcccAGATAAGGAACAGCAGAAAGGGTCTGTTTCACAAACTGAGCAGGCAATACCTGAAACAAGACGCAGTAATACGTTTCCTCTCTTCTTTCGGGGACTGGGCAACAAGTAG
- the LOC132632267 gene encoding ASI1-immunoprecipitated protein 2-like isoform X4, translated as MSKHKERTINDLYNVTFTLSQPKITPLLRGNHRMQGPFDESICSFQSNTVSAEVSKESILCSRNQSVGGRLVSGTCNVCSTPCSSCIPTSQSQMESKVDQVSGGSDGAVLAKLKDPKSLEGLDDNMSCIVRGDEANKLSSVGKMSGDRSSLQCSSTSSGKTINNQTSAGCVHVKNEADDGSTIGHSRRNESSGEANNKAPSEAISSRNAHSTGDYLENNHSSVKNDVASEASDDLPADTCPEKDDEKSVGSPVSSDTKDALQSHQMDESEDSDIEEQDVKVCDICGDAGREDLLAICCKCTDGAEHTYCMRKMLQKVPEGDWMCEECKFDEEMKNRKEVKSVKLDGNGKSYPTGKIAVGNTGLTIKTESKPSDFDGDIVSDAKISGKRRMDDTEVSSVAKKQALEPVSGSPKTLSPNRLPALSRESSFKNPDKGKLRSANQISSGGLAVHDTPAWGSRTQTSRGTFSKSNSFNSLAAKRKVQLVDEGFLLKQKLVRESVSLDAKESSSRSMGKSMSFRSINTSRNNVSESKVKMLSPKFSSAQDKGQMSTKERNQFERKNSFRSERSPSTSVPSRTDQRSAFRGDPSPLSSSSNIRDSRTGQVDSKPVSLLKSSGAVARRTQDVSVYSDEAKKQISHTSISPGALAANTISSSDQRTDQSSARDDSLSNSHIAERPTSSAGEGLSDELFQPSESKNVGERTKESSGRRLKQAGTGTKSLFCQKCKGSGHLADSCTVDVSELSASDVSAVRNTREAPNGTSNLKAAIEAAMLRKPGICRKNRVLDQSDDLAVSNTNSEATVQDPLSGSSSRRNLSSNEDGYVVSSNSMTGFHKQEIGSLGQLSVPPAEALAGAGNAFPILPSDEKSSLVDLLRYSQATMLILSRTAIPEHEYIWQGAFEVQKSGRILDLCDGIQAHLSSCASPNVVDTVNKFPQRVLFNEVSRLSTWPIQFQEYGVKEDNIALFFFAKDIGSYERCYKTLVENMIRNDTALKANLQGVELLIFPSNRLPEKSQRWNMMFFLWGVFRVKKASCMQHMQAAGKPSLAPQDIPKSVVSFPENVHCLRPVDNVTSANVSMDGEVIASKESGCPLVNGNVDSKVSQVCKGDSADTNVEHLERSSMSTVPSSHMNSALERRQFGIFQVGDAVRECKAEVQSSFTPAANTSSYLSTSEPVPMECGSLLDRQKPFGSVDEAAGHMPEKASVGSTGKGFSSTNGRKFEINLEDEYKDEEASETSGSATTEPTRKALNSDVLNHLKRPHSVETVMHSANSGVNQASRSFNDHDILVERAHYDKKLKTSIGGSYGNSEQTSCSSDDLLSRMHGSSYGPYLPDTGYDEALSKAAIPECSGSAARYFFPVDPNPVMTSSTPWQMRHPDYDRLSDRVPNLELALGGESSLLTQGIPPFLVGKADKKISQDQGGETHLLTQGIPPFLVGKVDKKIIQDQGGGEIHSLTPGIPPFLVGKVDKKVNQGQGGETHSLTPGIPPFLVGKADKKVSQDHSSAKEEAGVEEVEDVSASLSLSLSFPFPDKEQQKGSVSQTEQAIPETRRSNTFPLFFRGLGNK; from the exons ATGTCTAAACACAAGGAACGAACTATCAATGACTTATACAATGTGACTTTCACTCTTTCCCAACCAAAG attaccCCTTTGTTGAGAGGAAACCATCGGATGCAAGGGCCATTTGATGAATCTATTTGTAGCTTCCAGTCGAATACG GTGTCAGCTGAAGTCAGTAAGGAATCGATTCTGTGTTCTCGGAATCAGAGTGTTGGTGGAAGACTAGTCTCTGGGACGTGTAACGTGTGTTCCACTCCTTGCTCATCTTGTATCCCCACTAGTCAAAGTCAAATGGAGTCAAAAGTTGATCAAGTATCGGGGGGAAGCG ATGGTGCAGTGCTTGCGAAGTTAAAGGATCCCAAATCTCTTGAAGGCCTTGATGACAACATGTCATGTATCGTGAGAGGAGATGAAGCTAATAAATTGTCCAGCGTTGGTAAGATGAGTGGAGACAGATCAAGTCTTCAGTGTTCTTCTACTTCTAGTGGGAAGACTATAAATAATCAAACTTCTGCTGGATGTGTACACGTGAAAAATGAGGCTGATGATGGTAGTACAATTGGCCATAGTAGGCGGAATGAAAGTAGCGGGGAAGCAAATAATAAGGCACCTAGTGAGGCGATCTCTTCAAGAAATGCACATAGTACAGGAGACTATTTGGAAAATAACCATTCATCAGTAAAGAATGACGTGGCATCTGAAGCTTCTGATGATCTGCCTGCTGATACTTGTCCCGAGAAGGATGATGAAAAGAGTGTTGGATCACCTGTTTCGTCTGATACAAAGGATGCTTTACAGTCTCATCAAATGGATGAGAGTGAGGATTCTGACATAGAGGAGCAAGAT GTGAAAGTTTGTGATATATGTGGAGATGCTGGTCGGGAGGATTTACTTGCCATATGTTGCAAGTGTACAGATGGTGCAGAACATAC TTATTGCATGCGAAAAATGTTACAAAAAGTTCCAGAGGGGGATTGGATGTGCGAGGAATGCAAATTTGACGAGGAAATGAAAAATCGGAAAGAAGTTAAATCTGTGAAGCTTGATGGAAATGGAAAAAGTTATCCTACTGGTAAAATTGCTGTTGGAAATACAGGCCTCACCATAAAAACGGAATCAAAACCTTCTGATTTTGACGGTGACATAGTTTCTGATGCCAAAATTTCTGGCAAGAGGCGTATGGATGATACTGAAGTTTCTTCTGTGGCAAAGAAGCAGGCTCTCGAACCAGTTTCGGGGTCACCCAAAACGCTGAGTCCCAACAGACTTCCTGCACTTTCTCGTGAAAGTTCATTTAAGAACCCAGATAAGGGGAAGTTAAGATCTGCAAATCAAATCTCCTCTGGAGGACTTGCTGTTCATGATACTCCAGCTTGGGGGTCACGAACACAAACTTCTAGAG GTACCTTTTCAAAGTCTAATTCTTTCAATTCCCTGGCTGCAAAACGAAAAGTGCAACTTGTCGATGAGGGCTTCCTGCTGAAGCAGAAATTGGTCAGAGAGTCTGTTAGTCTTGATGCGAAAGAGAGTTCTAGTCGATCAATGGGCAAATCTATGTCATTTAGATCGATAAACACAAGCCGCAACAATGTTTCTGAATCAAAGGTTAAAATGTTATCCCCTAAGTTTTCCTCTGCTCAGGACAAAGGACAAATGTCGACAAAAGAACGAAATCAATTTGAAAGGAAGAATTCTTTTAGATCAGAGCGTTCTCCCAGCACTTCTGTTCCTTCTAGAACCGATCAAAGATCTGCATTTCGAGGTGACCCTTCTCCACTTTCTTCCTCAAGTAATATCCGTGATTCGAGGACAGGTCAGGTTGACAGCAAACCTGTGTCATTATTGAAATCTTCTGGTGCTGTTGCTCGTAGGACTCAGGATGTATCTGTTTATTCAG ATGAAGCTAAGAAGCAGATATCACACACATCCATCTCCCCAGGAGCTCTTGCTGCCAATACAATTAGTAGCTCTGATCAGAGAACTGACCAGAGTAGCGCTAGGGATGATTCTTTGTCAAACTCTCATATCGCTGAGAGACCAACATCTAGCGCTGGTGAAGGTCTGTCAGATGAGCTGTTCCAACCGAGTGAGTCAAAAAATGTTGGTGAGAGAACAAAGGAGAGTTCTGGGAGACGCTTAAAACAAGCTGGAACTGGTACTAAGTCACTCTTCTGCCAGAAGTGTAAAGGAAGTGGTCACTTGGCAGATAGTTGCACTGTTGATGTGTCTGAATTATCCGCTTCTGATGTTTCTGCTGTAAGAAATACTAGAGAGGCCCCAAATGGCACCAGCAATCTTAAAGCTGCAATTGAGGCTGCTATGCTAAGGAAGCCTGGAATATGCCGGAAGAATAGAGTTTTGGATCAATCTGATGATTTAGCTGTGTCAAACACAAATTCTGAAGCAACAGTGCAAGATCCACTATCTGGTTCAAGTAGCAGAAGAAATTTATCTTCCAATGAGGACGGCTATGTGGTGTCATCGAACTCAATGACTGGCTTTCATAAACAGGAAATCGGTAGCTTGGGGCAGCTGTCAGTGCCTCCTGCTGAAGCTCTTGCCGGAGCAGGGAACGCGTTCCCTATTCTTCCGTCTGACGAAAAGTCTTCACTTGTTGATTTACTTAGATATTCTCAAGCAACAATGTTAATACTTTCGAGGACAGCAATTCCAGAGCATGAATATATATGGCA GGGTGCTTTTGAGGTTCAGAAGAGTGGGAGAATTCTTGACCTATGTGATGGAATTCAGGCTCATTTATCAAGTTGTGCATCACCCAACGTTGTTGACACAGTAAACAAATTTCCTCAAAGGGTCCTCTTTAATGAGGTATCACGATTGAGCACTTGGCCAATTCAATTTCAGGAGTATGGTGTTAAAGAAGATAATATTGCACTGTTCTTTTTTGCTAAAGATATTGGGAG CTACGAGAGGTGCTATAAAACTTTGGTGGAGAATATGATTAGGAATGACACGGCTCTCAAAGCTAATCTTCAAGGTGTCGAACTTCTGATATTCCCATCTAACCGACTTCCTGAAAAATCTCAAC GGTGGAATATGATGTTCTTCCTGTGGGGTGTCTTTAGAGTAAAGAAGGCAAGCTGCATGCAACATATGCAAGCAGCTGGAAAGCCATCTCTTGCACCCCAAGATATTCCAAAGTCAGTCGTGTCTTTTCCAGAGAATGTACATTGCCTCAGGCCTGTAGACAATGTTACAAGTGCTAACGTTTCCATGGATGGTGAGGTAATTGCTTCAAAGGAGTCTGGTTGTCCATTAGTTAATGGAAATGTTGATTCGAAAGTGTCCCAAGTATGCAAAGGTGACTCTGCAGACACAAATGTGGAGCATCTGGAGCGTAGCTCCATGTCTACTGTACCATCCAGCCACATGAATTCTGCCCTAGAGAGGAGACAATTTGGCATTTTCCAG GTCGGTGATGCTGTACGTGAATGCAAAGCGGAAGTGCAAAGTAGTTTTACTCCAGCTGCCAATACTTCGTCATATCTTAGTACAAGTGAACCAGTGCCAATGGAATGTGGTTCTTTACTTGATAGACAGAAGCCATTTGGTTCTGTTGATGAAGCTGCAGGTCATATGCCGGAGAAAGCTTCTGTGGGCAGCACGGGGAAGGGCTTCAGTAGCACAAATGGTAGGAAATTTGAGATAAATCTGGAAGATGAGTATAAGGATGAAGAGGCATCTGAAACAAGTGGAAGTGCAACTACTGAACCAACACGGAAGGCACTCAATAGTGATGTGCTGAACCACCTGAAACGTCCACATTCTGTTGAGACCGTGATGCATTCTGCTAACTCTGGAGTTAATCAGGCAAGTCGAAGTTTTAATGATCATGACATTCTAGTTGAAAGGGCACACTACGACAAAAAATTGAAGACTAGTATTGGTGGATCTTATGGTAACAGCGAGCAAACTAGTTGTTCCAGCGATGATCTGTTGTCACGGATGCATGGTTCCTCTTATGGACCCTATCTTCCGGATACTGGGTATGATGAAGCTCTGAGTAAAGCAGCTATCCCGGAGTGCTCGGGGAGTGCAGCAAGATATTTCTTCCCTGTTGATCCAAATCCTGTTATGACTAGCTCAACCCCTTGGCAAATGCGTCATCCAGACTATGATCGGCTTAGTGATAGAGTCCCAAATCTTGAGCTAGCATTAGGTGGTGAGTCAAGTTTGCTGACCCAGGGAATCCCACCCTTTTTAGTTGGGAAAGCAGACAAGAAAATCAGTCAGGACCAAGGTGGTGAGACACATTTGCTGACTCAGGGAATCCCACCCTTTTTAGTTGGGAAAGTAGACAAGAAAATCATTCAGGACCAAGGTGGCGGCGAGATACATTCGCTGACTCCGGGAATACCGCCCTTTTTAGTTGGGAAGGTAGACAAAAAAGTCAATCAGGGCCAAGGTGGCGAGACACATTCGCTGACTCCGGGTATACCACCCTTTTTAGTTGGGAAAGCAGACAAGAAAGTCAGTCAGGACCATTCTTCAGCGAAGGAAGAAGCTGGAGTGGAGGAGGTGGAGGATGTCTCTGCTTCTCTCTCGCTTtctctttcctttcctttcccAGATAAGGAACAGCAGAAAGGGTCTGTTTCACAAACTGAGCAGGCAATACCTGAAACAAGACGCAGTAATACGTTTCCTCTCTTCTTTCGGGGACTGGGCAACAAGTAG